The Helianthus annuus cultivar XRQ/B chromosome 16, HanXRQr2.0-SUNRISE, whole genome shotgun sequence genome includes a window with the following:
- the LOC110920096 gene encoding uncharacterized protein LOC110920096: MNHHRHRMLDNLRGKVSHEALDLLEKELLRKMDVLRKLNASCGCHMWLSKGLPCACRLENYTRTGRIIQLDEIDVFWRKLDLLPCKLVDEEVDIVAELNNVRQHLEAQSPVQQKSMLSKIKAVFTPKSSTKKPPIVQQNTRGRPTSKKVQERLDEAARLDQVARYSSCGEDSNVITASPKHRYDLPRHSSYVPSEGSRGTGSFVKSEKPKMQPNSSTSSKKKETRDDKVFPLIKGDEHLLCIKRFKNQIPSEFRSYISRIQDVTPDGHCGYRSVAVGLGFTEHAWPNIRRDLLLEIDHNKPRWKHVFETYNEGDFKRIRKSIEWHSVKGCDQSHWMEMPQVGLLIAQRYNIVLHVLSIEWSSTIFPLTDAPLDPRPQAITLIHVHGGHFIHAKLEGDYPMPLVNPLWSAHRSIAAKRWEEMYTPRLEHYYELMHPKSDRDKDREPSLNVIED; the protein is encoded by the exons ATGAACCACCACAGACACCGAATGTTGGACAACCTACGTGGAAAGGTTTCCCATGAAGCACTTGATTTGCTGGAAAAAGagctactgaggaagatggatgtgTTGCGGAAACTTAACGCATCATGTGGTTGCCATATGTGGCTTAGCAAAGGATTGCCGTGTGCTTGTAGGCTGGAAAACTACACACGTAcag GGCGTATAATACAACTCGACGAGATAGATGTATTCTGGCGTAAGCTTGACTTGCTCCCTTGTAAACTGGTAGACGAGGAGGTCGATATTGTAGCAGAGCTCAATAATGTGCGGCAACATTTAGAGGCGCAGTCCCCCGTTCAGCAAAAGAGTATGCTTTCAAAGATAAAAGCGGTTTTCACCCCGAAATCGTCAACCAAGAAACCACCGATCGTCCAGCAAAACACTCGCGGTCGGCCTACATCAAAGAAAGTACAAGAAAGGCTAGATGAAGCTGCGAGGTTAGACCAAGTTGCGAGATACAGCTCCTGTGGCGAGGACAGCAACGTAATTACCGCTTCCCCCAAGCATAGGTACGATTTACCCCGACACAGCTCATACGTACCGTCAGAGGGCTCTCGTGGAACTGGTTCGTTTGTGaagtctgaaaaacctaaaatgcAACCAAACAGTtcaacaagttctaaaaagaagGAGACGAGGGATGATAAGGTTTTTCCATTAATAAAGGGGGACGAGCACTTGTTATGCATTAAGAGGTTTAAGAATCAAATTCCATCAGAGTTTCGCTCTTACATATCGCGTATACAAGATGTGACCCCAGACGGTCATTGTGGGTACAGGTCTGTGGCTGTCGGGTTAGGTTTTACGGAACACGCATGGCCCAATATTCGAAGAGATTTACTACTGGAGATTGACCATAACAAACCGCGTTGGAAGCATGTATTCGAAACATATAACGAAGGAGACTTTAAACGAATACGTAAGAGCATCGAATGGCATTCAGTGAAAGGGTGCGATCAAAGTCACTGGATGGAAATGCCCCAGGTAGGGCTTCTCATAGCGCAAAGGTATAATATTGTCCTCCACGTGCTAAGCATTGAATGGAGCTCTACCATCTTCCCATTAACGGATGCCCCACTAGATCCACGACCTCAAGCGATAACGCTTATACATGTTCACGGGGGACACTTCATACATGCTAAGTTGGAAGGAGACTACCCCATGCCTTTAGTGAACCCGCTGTGGTCGGCACATCGATCAATAGCTGCGAAACGGTGGGAAGAAATGTATACACCGCGGTTAGAGCACTACTACGAGTTAATGCATCCTAAATCAGACCGAGACAAAGACAGAGAACCGAGTTTAAATGTTATCGAAGATTAA
- the LOC118488309 gene encoding protein FAR1-RELATED SEQUENCE 5-like has translation MWRAFPHVMLIDATYKTNLYNMPFVQVVGMTSTGKSFCIAHAVICKERRGNYVWVLERIKSILHECMMPRVIVTDRELALINACSKVFPNAKRLLCHFHIQQNIARKCKSGFDKEDWGKFMSYWRTLCESSSEAMYKYNLEKMYNRLVVANRESVYDYVYENWLKDYKEMFVYAWTDKCRNFGQRTTNRVESQHFH, from the exons atgtggcgtgcattcccgcaCGTGATGTTGATCGACGCGACCTACAAAACAAACCTCTACAACATGCCATTTGTCCAGGTTGTGGGTATGACGTCGACTGGGAAGTCTTTTTGTATCGCACATGCCGTTATTTGTAAAGAACGAAGGGGTAACTACGTGTGGGTGCTTGAGCGGATCAAGTCAATATTGCATGAATGTATGATGCCGCGTGTGATAGTCACGGATAGGGAGCTTGCCCTAATAAACGCGTGTTCTAAAGTATTCCCGAACGCAAAAAGGCTTCTATGCCACTTTCACATCCAACAAAATATAGCTAGAAAGTGCAAGTCAGGGTTCGATAAAGAAGATTGGGGGAAATTTATGTCGTACTGGCGGACATTGTGCGAATCTTCATCAGAGGCCATGTACAAGTACAACTTGGAGAAAATGTATAACCGACTCGTGGTTGCCAACCGAGAAA gTGTCTATGATTACGTCTACGAAAACTGGCTCAAAGACTATAAAGAAATGTTCGTTTATGCGTGGACCGATAAGTGTCGCAACTTTGGTCAGCGCACCAccaacagagttgagagccagcAC TTTCACTGA
- the LOC110920095 gene encoding uncharacterized protein LOC110920095, which produces MSLTDLKNWVQETGKDNGYVIVTRRSKNIGGTTGMVWLVCDRSGEHRSKATVRKAGSKKIGCPFSLLAIRDVTNDTWELKVDCANHNHEPTTSLLGHAFVRRFTKAEYKLVEQLTAQNMEPRIIFQTLR; this is translated from the coding sequence atgtctctaactgatttgaagaattgggtacaagaaacGGGAAAGGATAATGGTTACGTAATTGTTACCCGCCGATCAAAAAATATTGGCGGTACTACTGGGATGGTATGGCTTGTGTGCGACCGTAGTGGTGAACACCGTAGTAAAGCAACAGTTAGGAAAGCTGGTAGCAAAAAAATCGGCTGCCCATTTTCATTACTCGCCATCCGGGACGTGACGAACGACACGTGGGAGTTAAAAGTGGACTGTGCGAACCATAACCACGAACCTACGACGAGTCTGTTGGGCCACGCTTTTGTGCGAAGATTTACTAAAGCCGAATACAAGCTAGTGGAGCAGCTAactgctcaaaacatggagccacgTATCATATTTCAAACCCTAAGATAG